The Primulina huaijiensis isolate GDHJ02 unplaced genomic scaffold, ASM1229523v2 scaffold207770, whole genome shotgun sequence genome window below encodes:
- the LOC140966713 gene encoding root phototropism protein 2-like, giving the protein MATPIKSNSRVSLAMERTGQWVLSQEIPTDVVVEVGEAKLSLHKFMLVAKSNHIRKLIIESKEADLTRINLSDIPGGPEIFEKTAKFCYGVNFEITVHNVAALRCAAEYLQMTDKYCDGNLAGRTEDFLSQVALTSLSGALVVLKSCQNLLPMAEDLKIVQRCVEIASAKACVEANFPSRSPPNWWTEELTILDISFFQKIIASMKSRGAKGLTLACAIITYAERSLSDLVRDHSGNGVKSSDPGDSDTKTCQRELLESIVAILPSDKSAFPLNFLCCLLRTAIFLKAANSCKNELEKR; this is encoded by the exons ATGGCTACTCCCATCAAAAGCAATAGCAGAGTTTCGCTTGCTATGGAGAGAACTGGGCAGTG GGTGTTATCTCAAGAAATCCCTACAGATGTAGTTGTTGAGGTTGGGGAAGCCAAACTTTCTCTTCACAAG TTCATGCTTGTAGCTAAGAGCAATCACATAAGGAAGCTGATTATCGAATCTAAAGAAGCAGATCTAACAAGAATAAACCTCTCTGACATACCGGGGGGACCTGAAATATTCGAGAAAACAGCGAAATTTTGCTACGGTGTGAACTTTGAGATCACCGTGCACAACGTGGCAGCCTTGCGATGTGCAGCTGAATATCTTCAAATGACGGATAAGTATTGTGACGGTAATCTTGCTGGCCGGACTGAGGATTTCTTGTCCCAAGTGGCGCTAACGAGCTTGTCTGGTGCTCTTGTGGTATTAAAATCCTGTCAAAATCTTCTACCTATGGCTGAGGACCTCAAAATTGTTCAAAGATGTGTTGAAATCGCCAGTGCCAAG GCTTGCGTTGAGGCAAATTTTCCTAGCCGTTCGCCCCCAAACTGGTGGACCGAGGAGCTAACAATTCTAGACATAAGTTTCTTTCAAAAGATCATAGCATCAATGAAGTCTAGAGGAGCGAAGGGACTTACTTTAGCCTGTGCTATAATCACGTATGCTGAGAGATCACTTAGCGATCTTGTTCGTGACCACTCTGGCAATGGTGTGAAATCATCCGATCCTGGAGACTCTGATACTAAAACCTGCCAACGGGAACTCCTTGAATCTATAGTCGCCATCTTGCCCTCGGATAAATCTGCATTCCCCTTAAATTTCTTGTGCTGTCTCTTGAGGACTGCCATTTTCTTGAAAGCTGCTAATAGCTGCAAAAACGAGCTAGAAAAGAGG